The DNA region GCATGTGACAAATAAGGCTATCGGTATGTTCAATCTGGTTGCAGAGACTTTTGTAACGCTCCATATAGACTTCTTCATTGCTTTTGTCGATGGCGCACAGTGCATTTACGATATTTCCGGCAATAATCTGTGCATTATAGGCAGAACTCCAGATGTGCGGTTCCACACCCAAAAGATGCTGATGCTCATCGTCTTGGATGGAATCGTGGGCATGAGGTTCATCGGCATCGTGATGATGATGGGCGTGTGAGGAATCATAAATCAGGTCGATGCCGCGGGAAGTATCGAAGAATTGCAGGTGCGGAGCGTTATCCGTCAGCTTGTCCATCCAGGTTTGTTCAAAACCGATGTAGCCGATCCGGAAGTAGGCTTTGCTCTTGGCAAGATCTACGAGTTGCTGGGGGGTAGGATCGTAGGTTTCCGGACTACTCCCTTTGGGAACCATGCTGATAACGTTGAAGTTATCGCCTGCAATGGCTTCGGTGAAATAGCGTAAT from Bacteroides sp. MSB163 includes:
- a CDS encoding metal ABC transporter solute-binding protein, Zn/Mn family translates to MKRTFLYILAALLAASCKNSNVQNNKSEGDKPVITVTIEPLRYFTEAIAGDNFNVISMVPKGSSPETYDPTPQQLVDLAKSKAYFRIGYIGFEQTWMDKLTDNAPHLQFFDTSRGIDLIYDSSHAHHHHDADEPHAHDSIQDDEHQHLLGVEPHIWSSAYNAQIIAGNIVNALCAIDKSNEEVYMERYKSLCNQIEHTDSLICHMLSTPNADRAFMIYHPALSYFARDYGLHQISIEENGKEPSPSHLKSLIDTCKKEKVRVIFVQPEFDRRNAEIIAKQTGTKVIPINPLSYDWEEEILNIAKELVVKN